One Aegilops tauschii subsp. strangulata cultivar AL8/78 chromosome 2, Aet v6.0, whole genome shotgun sequence genomic window, ATGACCATGCTTAACTTCTGATAGAGAGCGACATGCTTCAGGATAATCTGAACTAACTTTGTAACATTATCTATCAACATAATCACATACATAGAGGACCAGATGAGCTGATTCTCAGTTTGCAGGAATAATGTTGATCACATGTCATTTATAGGACAAAGATATTTGAGTAATGCCACCATTTTGCATATAACAAATTAATAATACCTATTCTTGTTTCGTAATTTGAGGCGTCGAATGTTTTAGGACAGACATATACCCCAAAAGGAAATATGATATTGCTCTGTAGTTAAGTCTGACAAGCAATAATTTAGGAACACGTGACTAAAGCAGAGAAAAGACCATGCTCTTACATGTTGAAGCAGCCGTGGCACTTGACAAGTTGACATCATGCAGAGAAGGAACACAAAGACAACACATAATCTGGGGCTGTGAGAAAAATCAATTGAACGAAAAGGCATGTTTCACCCACATCCTATGTGGTCTGATGCGCACGTACCATGAGGAATGAGTTGAGCTTCTCTGGACCCGCCGACGGCTTGAGGAGGTCGATGTCGTTCTGCCACACCTGTTCCTATTCCCAACTAAAAACAGACAAATTAAATCACGCGGCAAATAGCGGCGAAGCTTAGCATCATGCGGCAACCGGCTACGCAGCAAACCCCTCCAGCTCCCCTCTTACTATGCCCAGAGCATATATGAACGCGAGGAGCACGTAGCCCGCTGGCGCGAGGCTCGCGGTGCGGGGGGCGACGGAGACTACTGGAGACCAACAATGGGGGCCGATGTGGTGGAGCTAGCGTTACCTCGACCGTCGGTTGTCGTTGCCGTCGACGCGCCGCCCTCCTCGCGTCGCCGTCGCTCGTCGTTGCCGTCGTCGCTCCCTCCCCGCGTTGCTGTCCTCATGGACTCCGTGAGATGTCAAGGGCGCGGATCCACCACTCCAATCTAGCTTGGCTGCAGTGCGCTGCCGGTCGAGGTCGCTGTAGGCGGGAGGAGGTCGGCCGCTGAGATTCCTCTCTGGAGAGACATGGAATTGAGACCGAGAGATTTGGGGGAAGGGAGTGGGAGGTGGGATACGGGGACGTGGGGACGTGGGTTGTTTtaccttttttcttttttctttttttcgtgGGCAGATGGGTGGGAAGGCGGTCCGATTTTTCAGGTGGGAAGCCAAGTTTACACGTATGAGGGGAGGTTCGTACGAGGCGGGGGGTCGAACCAGGTCGAACCATCACGATGTTCGATTCCCCCTTTTAATATAatataatataatatatatatataatataataGTAGAGATGTTCCCTCAAAAACAATGTATTCTTCTGTGACTGGGCCGAAGAAGAATGTCCCGAACGCCACTCACAGATCCAATAAGGTTCAGGCAACTGGGCCAAACCCcctcaaaagaaaagaaaaagagggTAAGTGGCCCAAACTGGTAGAATGTGCAGCATAAGGGGAACCCTAGCCGATCGGATCCATCCTCCGCGGCCGCAGGTTCCGACACCCCCTGCAGCAACACAACCCCGCAATCCCCTGCCCCGCCGCCGGTCCGAACCCCTGCCGTCCGCCGCCGGTCCGAACCCCTGCCGTCCGCCGCCGACCACCACCGCGATCGTTCGTTGCCACCACCTGCGCTGCCTGGGCTATTATGCCTGGCTGCGTTTTGGGCGAAATAATCTCGCTGGAGACAGAGGCGGGAGAAGAGTCGTCGATTTCGTTGTGCAATCGGGTAAGAGAGGAGGAGTTTGATTGCTGTTTGTGCGGCAAGCACAGTCCAAAAGGAGTAATTATTATTCGGAGTTTGTGTGTTGAGAAGTTGTAACCAGATACTCCTCCCTCTCCTAACAATCTCCTCCCTTTTGGAGGAGAGCCGGCCCAAATAAACAAAGGAGTGGGAGGAGTAGGAGGGGTTGCTCATCTATCTAATAAGTTGGCATCCCTGATTTGTTTTTCGCCGGCGATTAGTCTGCTTTGTTGCGCCGGCCCAAATGAACATAGCAGGAGCGGAGTATTCCAATAAGGCCAGCTCAGGCGTCCGCCATTGTCACAGATCCAATAAGGTCGATCCGATTAGCGCATATCTCCCGACATCATTAAGGCCAGTTGTTGGTCCGATCAGCCACAATGTAAGTTTTTCTTCTTTTGTACCTTATGTTTGTTCTTCACACAAGGTTCATCCCCAAAAGGCTGATTATTTGCTGTTCCAACTAAATGCAATTCAGAAAGCGACTATTGAAGACGCTGCTGACGATGGAGACGGGGACAGACTTAGCAAGCTCCCAAATGACCTTTTGCTCAACATTCTGGAGAGGGTGGACACACTCGATGCATTAAGGGCCTGCTTCCTCTCCAAGCAAATGCTGAAGCTCCCCACCTTGCTCTCGCAACTCTTCCTAAGCGCTGGTTCCATTCCAGGTCACCATGATTCAGCTCGTGTTTTCAGACCAAGTGAAGTACTCCGAACCAACCGTGCTGTGGCTCATGTAACGGATAACATATTGAGCACAAGGAGCCCGGAGATCACCATCAGCAAACTCAAAATCAAATTCGTCTTGACACAGCATGAGTCTCTCACCATTGGCAAATCTGTCGCGCGTGCGATAGCAACCCAGAAGTTTGGCGCAGCCGAGTTTGAGGTCACAACGGACAAGGCTTATAAGATCTGCTCTCCTGCTGATTTCCTCCACTTTGGGAAGCAGTTCAATGATTTTGTCGGTGCTTGTCCGGATGCATTTGCTGGCCTTACGCGCCTGTGGCTGCGCAATATGAGGTTTGGTGAATTCGACATCCCCAACATCCTCAGCACTTGCAAGCTCTTGGAGTCTTTGCGTTTAAGCCATTGCGACTCAGGGATCCATTCTGTGCTGCAAGTAGAACATGCTCAACTTGCTGAGCTCGAGATCGACCAGGGGAAATTTGAGAGAGTTGAGCTGATATGTCTACCAAAACTCCAACGTGTGAGATATAATAATTGGTGCTCTTATGAAGATCCCCTATATTTTGGTTTTGCACCACAGCTTTCGAAGCTCATCCTCACTAAAACTGCTGTCCGTTCGCAAAAGACCCTTGAGTTAAGTCAGCTCCTTGCTAATGTTTCTTCCATAAGCGATCTTCATCTGGATTTTAGAAGTGAAAAGGTACTCATTAGTCATTTGAATCATATCTGTCCATTCTCGCTCTATATATGATGGTTATATATGTAAATAACAATGGTAACTTAAGTTGGTCTTCTCTGCTAGTTGAGAATGTGATCTATATGAAACCTGCACTGAGTTTGTAAATTGTTTTTCTGTCCCAGATTTGGGTCCTGCCAGAATGCCCAAAACTGCTCACGCCTGTGCTCAGCAAACTACAGCATGTGAATCTGGACCATCTTCCTGAAGGCTGTGATTTAGCTTGGACAATGTTTATTCTTGAAGCTGCACCCTCCTTAAAAGAGCTGTGCATCACATTATGGGATCATTGGTGCATAATGACGACAGACAATGAGTTTCGGAAGAAATATGGTTTCTGTGAAAAGATCGACATGAAGTGGAAGCCATATGCCCCTGATTTCAAGCACAAGAATCTGGCTAAGCTCACCATCTATGGCTTCCAACCCGACGACAACCTTCTGCGATACATTAGGTCTGTCATGGAACATGCGGTTAATATGGCAGAGATATCTCTGCATGACAGGAAGGTGTGTGTGAGCTGTAGTGACTTGGATTCTGAGATCAAGGACAAGTTTTGTCCATCAAGATATCCACGAACTGCCGAGAAGAGGAAGCAGACAACCGAGGAGTTAGGTTCGCTTGCTATGATTCACTTCAGGTcctaattcaaaaaatgtttttctTCGAAAATCACCTGTTCTATCATCTTTTAGTTGGAAGGAGTTCCTGAACCTCATAATTCTGTAGTTACCAAGTCTGTACTCCTGATTTCCTTAAGTTGAAGCGTGTGTACTATTGCCTAATTGAGGAAATATGTAGTAAGTTCGAACAACGTATTTGTGGCCACCTTTTTATTTGAAACCAAATGCTTGATGCATAGGAATAAGTTGATGTGTTCACTTAATCTTGATGCAGTCTAATACGTTAAAAATGTGATGGTACAGATGCCATATTCCGGGGGGGAAACATGCATGATTAGTTTTTCTTTCATCCTCAATCCCTGTATATGAAATTGTTGTttggcaaggggagagggggttgACTTCATAATGTAAGTACTACTCAACTAAATAACCAGACCTTCACTGTACAAAAATGACAAAGCAAATAAATAGCAGTTCGGCACAAAGCATTACACAAGAATCGAAGTACTATCAGCTTTGATATTGTACATTATGAAGTATCAAACACTATCAGTTTAATTGTATCGGAAAATTAAGACCTGACACAGAACAGCTCTTTAGGTTCTTCGTCAAGCACTGGCACCTGTAGAATGAGACAAATAGAAACAAAAAGTTACATGTATGATGTATCTCAAGATTAAATTGTACAACTACATGTGTGGCAGTAGTCGGAGAGTTACATGAAAGTTTAATATCCATTAACCAGAAACCGACAAGGTTGAAACTGCTTTAGTTAAACCAAATCGATGAAAAAGAGCTCACCGGTCCATCAAGAACAAACTTGACCCTACAAAGTGCAATTTGTTCATCCTACCATGAACAACATACAGAAAAGTAAATGGAACATCTTTTCCTTTGAGATGCAAACATGGAATAACTGCAATTTATGCCAAAGCTGGGGAGCTCACAACAATCTTAGCATAAATCAGCCCAGATCAGAAATCGCTGCATATATTTGACAGCGCAAGCAATTTGTCAAAAAGCAGGAACGGAGTAGAGCAATCGATTTGCAACTTGAGAGATTGTATCTTATCCATAGAGGTACAAGAATCCCTTATAACAAAGACATGCAAATCCACGCTCCTCGTTTCCCTTGGGATCAACCCTGTGGCATTATGACCACGCGTATAGGAGGTTTTCTTCTTTTTATACCCGCGTGTATGATTCCTGTAGTCGCTCGTACTGGCACATTGCCATCGATGGCAACGCCAACGAGTCCTGCACCAGTCACTTTGTTCCAGCCGAGTTGTACCAGGCACTGGTTACTCATAGGTACATTTGTGTGAGATTGATTAAGTGCTTCTACTTAAGTTTGGGGCAATCGTGCCTTCATGATGAATTGATGGTGAGCCCAGTTTCTAGTTAATGCATGTTTAGGCACCAGTAACGTCTTCTTATACCGTAGTAGTAGTAATCGGTACTAAGGGGGTGTTTGTTTCCTGGGACTTTTTtgtgtagggactagaaaaagcccctcttagagacttttttaccaaacgggagggactttttagggactaaactaggcatttgggactaaatgaagaagactctcaaggagagtctttttgggactttttgggacttttccaaTAATGCCCCTCCATGCACCCATTGGCCCGCCACCCCATGGTATTGTTTGATTGTTATTTTTCTATATACTAGGGGCAACatggtcatttaataacctctaggaagggactagggactttttagtctcTGGAAACAAACAGGGAGAGACTTtttagggactagggactttttagttgggactagaaaaagtcctaggactagaGAACCAAACACCACCTAAATCATCGATTAATCAATGAATAGAGACAGACGAGCTAAAAATTAACTTAGCCAGTAGTAATGCATGTTCAGCATTTTATTTGGTAGCCAACATGAACAGTTAGGATCGCAAATAAGGTCTTTTTATTCTGTAGCCAACAGAAACACATAGGATTGCGATTAAGGACGAATTAAGGCCTGTTCGGAGTCCCTCCGGCTCCATGACTCCGCTCCCGGAGCGGACGGAGCAGTAGATTAAAATGTTGGAGCGAGCAAACAGTAGCTCCGTAGATCCTGGTATTTCAAGGAGCAGTGGTTTGCCGAACGGGCCCTTAGTCAGGCTACTTCCAATGCATTAGTGTTTATATGAGGTGCTAAACACATTAAAAACTTTAGCAACTAAAGCCCCCAATGCATAGGTGTTTAACTTGTTGGTGCTAAGCATCCTTCATTTAATGATTTTACAACTAAAGTTCTTCATGGTGGGATTCTTTCATTTAAGTGTTTTGCCTAGGTTCTCGCGCTTGGCATTGTTTCTTCCTGGGTCACCACACTCATCTCTCTCTTTTTAATTACCTTGCCACATCAGATTTTTTGTCTACATGGCATCCTTAGCACTTGTAcaaggtggagcattgggaggggcCTCATAAACATTGGACTGGTCAATCACAGGCACAAGCAATTCAAAGATATTGTGTTCCGTGTGTCATCATTAACTCCGGTGGGTCACGACACACTGCCACAACGGACGCACACCAACCCAACTCCGCATGTACTGTTCTTCTTCCCTACAGATTTACCTCGCCCAGGGCTCCAACCTTAAAAGTTGAAACTTTTTTGCGACTTTATTGGCAAGGGCATTTACAGTCAAATGTCATATCAAGTGAAATTTTAACAACCTAGCACAGCTCAAACATACCTTTGAAAATATAAAGATAAAATAAAAATACCATTGGTGAATATTGACATTCAGAAAATGTTTATTCTTTTCAATCAGCTTCTCAAGCAATGCACTTGACCTATTTAATTGTTCAGGCTTAAGTAATTAATCATCATGATTTGCCCAAAATATATGTGAACAATTATGAAGTATACTATACTCCAGTTTCATCACCAAAACACACTCCAAGGAGTCGGGAAAACTATACACGAACACACTGGACCCATTTTTTGCCTCTACATTGAGAATCTACTTCAAACATAATGTACTAACAGACATCATCCACACATTAGTGCAGGATGCTTGCATTGCTTACTAAAAAAATCAGCTTAGCTTTATACAACTGTTTAATACATAAGAGAGTTAGGGAGGGATAATTTCCACGGAATTTTACATCTGAATCACCTATGCCTATTACCAAAACATTTGCCAACTTCAGAACAATCCCATCACAAAACATGGATGAGCCTACCATGGTGGGAGTTCAAACCATCTAATTTACCCGCGAACTCGTGACAGCCTAGCTAGTTTCCAATACATAGATTATAGCCGAACCAGTGACTAAGCAGTAGCTAAATACTATAAGCTATGTTTGGATGTCCGTATTGGAGGCCTCTGAAACTGTAATGGACATGAAAACGAATTCGGGTGTTTGGGTGTTTGTTGAATTGGCTCGTGGAATCTTACTGAGGTTTCAATACATAATCTTGGTTGGATGTCAAACTATGGAATTGCATAGCAACATTAGTATGTGCATAAAACTAAAATTTGTACAATGTGTGAATACAATTGGATGAATATATACCAAAAATACTATCAAATATTCTAGAAATCGATGACAACATTATATGTTATATAATattgatgcaacaacaacaaaaaatttcTTGCACCAACAAAGTACAACACAATAGGTATTCCAAATTCACAACAACAAGATATAGTTCCAAATTTAACAACACAATAGTTCAGATAAGTTCAAGCTCAACATGACATGGTCCCAAATGTAGGAAAACAATAGTCTAGATAGGTCCAAGTCAACAAGACAAACAGGAAAATTTGCATAACTTTAAGACAACAATAGCAGCCAAGTCTTCCTCATGTGGCTGGGCAGCTCCATTAGACCTTCAAACAAACGCTCATTAAGAATCAACTTCCCATAAGAGCGCAATATGTCCGCTGATACGTCtctaatgtatctataatttttgattgttccatgctattatattatcaatcttggatgttttatatacatttactagcaactttatatcatttttttggaatAACATATTAGCTcaatgcccagtgccagttgctgttttttttcttgtttatttactttgcagaatatcaataccaacGAAGTCTGaatgccatgaaactttttgaagattttttctggcaagaagagaccctggaagcttcTAGAGCCACGAGAAGAGGCTCGTGGGGCCCACTAGGGGAGTCCACGAGCACCGCCTTAACCTACCTCCGCCTCTATAAACACTCTAAAatccccaaaaccctaggggagtgcacaaaatactttttccgccgccgcaagttccagaaccacgggatccaatctagaggccttttccggcactctgctggagggggcaacgatcacggaggggttcttcatcatccttgctgcccctccgatgatgcgtcagtagtttaccacagacctatgggtctgtagttagtagctagatggcttcttctctccttttgatcttcaatacaatgttctccttgatgttcttggagatctatttgacgtagtgactttttgcggtgtgtttgttgggatttgatgaattgtgagtttatgatcagatgtatccatgaatattatttgagtcttctctaaactcttttatgcatgatttttatagcctcatatttcttctccgatttattggtttggtttggccaactagattgatttatcttgccatgggaaaAGGTGCTTTGTGATGTGTTCGACCTTGCAGTGCTCAATCTCAAtgacagaaagagacatgacacacatgtatagttgctattaagggtaaaaagatggggtttattcatacatGAGTTTAtgttgtctacatcatgtcatcttgcctaatgcattactccgtttttccatgaacatcatacactagatgcatgctggatagcagtcgatgcgtggagtaatagtagtagatgcagagtcgtttcgatctactaatcttggacacgATGCATATATGCATGATCATTGCATTGGATACCATCacaattatttgcttttctatcaattgcccaacagtaatttgtttacccaccgtacgctattttctcgagagaagcctctagtgaaaacggtggccccgggtctatcttttatcatataaaaatcctaaaaataccttgctgcaattttattttatttactttattttgtaTTTTAGTTAGATATATTTATCAAATcctatacaatttaatctatctcaataccattgagggattgacaacccctctacgcgttgggttgcgagtatttgttgtttgtgtgtaggtgttgtttacatagtgttgtttggttctcctattggattgataacattggtttcataactgagggaaatgcttatctttactgtactgcatcatcccctcCTCTTCAGGGAAATCTCAACGCAGATCACAattagcaggaagaatttctggcgccgttgccggggacacatcatcaacatctatcaagtacttacgcataaactttcatctccttgcaattttctttattttccatttgcctcttgttttcatctcccccacttctaaaatgttttTACAATAAATACAAAAAAATTCCGTTTGCCTTTTTGTCTTGGTTATCTTGTCATCATGACTAGCATAACTATCCCTCCTTTGTCACAAGATTTTGAAGTTCTTTACTTCAAGCAGAAACAAGGAGAAAATCTCAAGGATGCTTGGTATAGGTTAATGGAATCTTGCCGTGTTTGTTCCATAAAGGGGATGCAAAaattttgcttcgcaatttttataTAGGTTTAATCATGCATCACAGACAAATTTTGGATTTTGCCGCAAAAGTGAATTTTGTTGAGATTGATGCCAATGCTGCTTATGAAATAATAGAGAGAATATTGGGAGTTCCACCACCACAAAAGGGATTTACTTTTACTCAAGAGGGGATTAAAATATTAGACAAATTGGGTGATATACATAAAAATTTGGTTGAGTTGCAAAAGTCTAACGAACCTCTCAAAAATATTAGTGGGAACCTCGGTCGCATGAATACTTTGATTACTCTGTGTAATAAGCGGCTGGATATTTTAGATCTCAAGATGGTCTCATTTCCTGAGAATAATGGGAAGCGTaaagagcctcccgggtttgaGAAAACTCCTACAAAGATTACAAAAACCAAAGAGGACAATACTGGAAtctttgcattatgcctagctaggggcgtaaaacactaccgcttgttgggaggcaacccaatagttatcttttaaatttttgttttccttttctgttCTTCAATACATATGAAATTAtactactgttatgattgtgctttttatgttttaagtagtgtttgtgccaagtaaagcctttaggatggtttgggtgatagttgacttgattctgttgaaaaacagaaacttttgcacccagtTATGGAATTTTGTAAATTCACAGAAACATGCTTTTGCTCAGATTTTTTTACACAtaattgatatacaaatttcccatgttttcctaatttttagatattttggagttacagaagtatggtcaaagttcagattagtacagactgttctatttttgataTATTCTGTTTctgttgcattgtgtgcttattttgatgaatctatggattgtatcggggggggggtggtggtaagtgaaggaaatatgccctagaggcaataataaagttgttatttatatttccttatatcatgataaatgtttattattcatgctagaattgtattaaccggaaacttagtacatgtgtgaatacatagacaaacagagtgtcactagtatgcctctacttgactagctcattgaatcaaagatggttaagtttcctagccatagacatgagttgtcatttgattaacaggatcacatcattagagaatgatgtgattgacttgacccattctgttagcttagcacttgattgtttagtatgttgctattgctttcttcatgacttatacatgttcctatgactatgatattatgcaactcccgaataccggaggaacactttgtgtgctaccaaacgtcacaacgtaactgggtgattataaaggtgctctacaggtgtctccgatggtgtttgttgagttggcatagatcaagattaggatttgtcactccgattatcggaggggtatctctgggccctctcggtaatgcacatcactataagccttgcaagcaatgtaactaatgagttagttgcgggatgatgcattacggaacgagtaaagagacttgccggtaacgagattgaactaggtattgagataccgatgatcgaatctcgggcaagtaacataccgatgacaaagggaacaacgtagttgttatgcggtttgaccgataaagatcttcgtagaatatgtaggaaccaatatgagcatcaggttccgctattgtttattgaccggagatgagtctcggtcatgtctacatagttctcgaacccatagggtccgcacgcttaacgttcggtgacaatcggtatatgagtttatgtgttttgatgtaccgaaggtagttcggagtctcggatgtgatcatagacatgacaaggagtctcaaaatggtcgagacataaagattgatatattggacggctatgttCGGACATCGAAAGAGTTCCGGGAAGTTttggataaaaccggagtgccggaaggttaccggaacccccccggggaactaatgggccacatgggccttagtggagagagagggccagcaagggcaggccgcacgccccctcccccttgggtccgaattggactagggaaggggggggcggcgcccccctttccttctccctctcctccttccttccccctcctagtaggactaggaaaaggggagtcctactcctactaggaggaggactcctcccctccttgggcgccccaagggccggccagcctcccccttgctcctttatatacgggggcagggggcaccctaggacacacaagttgattgcttttagccgtgtgcggtgcccccctccacagatttccacctcggtcatatcgttgcagtgcttaggcgaagccctgcgccggtagcttcatcgtcaccgtcatcacgccgtcgtgctgacgaaactctccctcgacactcagctggatctagagttcgcgggacgtcaccgagctgaacatgtgcagatcgcggaggtgccatactttcggcactaggatcggtcggatcgtgaagacgtacgactacatcaaccgtgttgtcataacgcttctgccttcggtctacgagggtatgtagacaacactctcccctctcgttgctatgcattacCTAGATGGaccttgcgtgtgcgtaggaatttttttgaaattactgtgttacccaacaataagccatggtaaagttagaatacaataggtataatgcaataacaAAATAttaatgggtttgcaacagtacttaaagtgatgatttgctttattatactaacggatctcacgaaggttttgttaagttttgtgtgattgaagttttcaagttttgggtgagatcatgatggatgaaggaataaggagtagcaggagcctaatcttggggatgcccaaggcaccccaaggtaatatccaaggactcccaagcaagtaagcttggcgatgccccgaaaggcatcccctctttcttctaatgaccatcggtaattttacttagagctatatttttattcgtcgcatatcatgagttttgcttggagcgtcttgtattatatgagtctttgcttgttttgccttttagtttgtcacaatcatccttgttgaaCACACTTGTTTGAGAGAGAGCCATAATGATATCTTGATTttttagaattgctctatgtgcttcacttaaatttttttaGCTAGGgaattgctctagtacttcacttatatctttttagcaTGGCGGTGGTTACATTTTAAAGGaatatgctctcatgcttcacttacaacattttgagagttagtaaattttaaagaaatatgttcTGATGCTTCACTTACTTCATTTTGAGAGTTAGTGAATTTTAAAAGAaatatgctctcatgcttcacttatatcattttgagagttgaaatttttgaagaaatatttatgctctcatgcttcacttagatctttTTGAGAGTTAAGAATGGTAATAGTAATTTGCACGAGATATGAATTTGGTCCCaatgtgatagatattcaagagggatataataaaaactttcatgaagatcattggatattaaaacttgattccttgcaatagttttgcgatatggagatagtgatatgtgagtcatgttggtgagtaattatgctttagtaagaatattggtgttaaggtttacgattccctatgcaagcacgaaagtcaatagttatgcaacgaagttacatcctacttgtggtgcattattcaatGTTAGTTGTGTTCAATGCTCGTTTATGACTGTTTTGGtttttggttggtcgcttctcaatctatttgctagctgATGTCTGTTAGcactacgtcagtatttccccaaagaggaagggatgatgcagcacagcagttgtaggtatttccctcagtgatgaaaccaaggttatcgaactagtaggagaaccaagcaacacaacataaacagaccctgcacacagataacaaatcctcgacgtgttaaaggggttgtcaatccccttcgagtaacggcgccagaaattggcaaacgaatgtgagataaattgtagtagattgatagatctaatgccaaataaataaataagaataaaaggcggcgaggtatttttgtatttttggtttaatagatctaaaaataaatgcaaaggaaagtAGACCGCAaaggaaaataatatgagaaagagacccgttggccgtaggtttcactagtagcttctctctagaaaaatagcaaacggtgggtaaacaaattgctgttgggcaattgatagaacttcaaataatcatgacgatatccaggca contains:
- the LOC109753530 gene encoding uncharacterized protein, translating into MCSIRGTLADRIHPPRPQVPTPPAATQPRNPLPRRRSEPLPSAAGPNPCRPPPTTTAIVRCHHLRCLGYYAWLRFGRNNLAGDRGGRRVVDFVVQSVCFVAPAQMNIAGAEYSNKASSGVRHCHRSNKVDPISAYLPTSLRPVVGPISHNKATIEDAADDGDGDRLSKLPNDLLLNILERVDTLDALRACFLSKQMLKLPTLLSQLFLSAGSIPGHHDSARVFRPSEVLRTNRAVAHVTDNILSTRSPEITISKLKIKFVLTQHESLTIGKSVARAIATQKFGAAEFEVTTDKAYKICSPADFLHFGKQFNDFVGACPDAFAGLTRLWLRNMRFGEFDIPNILSTCKLLESLRLSHCDSGIHSVLQVEHAQLAELEIDQGKFERVELICLPKLQRVRYNNWCSYEDPLYFGFAPQLSKLILTKTAVRSQKTLELSQLLANVSSISDLHLDFRSEKIWVLPECPKLLTPVLSKLQHVNLDHLPEGCDLAWTMFILEAAPSLKELCITLWDHWCIMTTDNEFRKKYGFCEKIDMKWKPYAPDFKHKNLAKLTIYGFQPDDNLLRYIRSVMEHAVNMAEISLHDRKVCVSCSDLDSEIKDKFCPSRYPRTAEKRKQTTEELGSLAMIHFRS